In Quercus lobata isolate SW786 chromosome 12, ValleyOak3.0 Primary Assembly, whole genome shotgun sequence, a genomic segment contains:
- the LOC115971726 gene encoding uncharacterized protein LOC115971726, producing MDMGHLEDHIKTNKKQSPKAEVQNSLKQEILQLEKRLQDQFEVRRALENAMGYRSSSQDNTTGTVMPKPATELIKEIAVLELEVVYLEQYLLSLYRKAFDQQITISPSSKDDRLKSPINTPRARIHKASRLDITSKRESSVAQTGCQSLDNPWKESNGIGGEEKLLDSGVHRCHSSLSQRSVYSTRTSPPVDSLSKALRACHSQPLSMMEYAQNTSSSIISLAEHFGTRISDHVPETPNRLSEDMNSNAQGSI from the exons GATATGGGGCACTTAGAGGACCATATCAAAACCAATAAGAAGCAATCCCCTAAGGCTGAAGTTCAAAATTCTTTAAAGCAAGAG ATTCTACAACTTGAGAAGAGATTACAAGACCAATTTGAGGTCCGCCGGGCTTTGGAAAATGCAATGGGATATAGGTCTTCCTCTCAGGATAATACAACTGGAACAGTAATGCCCAAG CCAGCCACAGAGTTAATCAAGGAAATTGCAGTGTTAGAGTTGGAAGTAGTGTATTTGGAGCAATATCTTCTGTCCTTGTACCGGAAAGCATTTGATCAACAAATAACTATATCTCCATCTTCCAAGGATGACAGATTAAAATCACCTATAAATACTCCAAGAGCAAGGATCCACAAAGCTTCCAGACTTGATATTACATCAAAGAGGGAAAGTTCAGTTGCACAAACTGGTTGTCAGTCGCTTGACAACCCATGGAAGGAATCCAATGGAATTGGTGGGGAGGAGAAGCTATTAGATTCTGGTGTTCATCGCTGTCACTCCTCATTATCTCAACGTTCAGTGTATTCGACTAGGACTTCACCTCCAGTTGATTCTTTGTCTAAGGCTTTACGCGCTTGTCATTCCCAACCTTTGTCCATGATGGAG TATGCTCAGAATACTTCGTCAAGTATAATCAGTCTGGCAGAGCATTTCGGTACCCGCATCTCTGATCATGTTCCAGAAACACCTAACAGGCTTTCTGAGGATATGAACAGTAATGCCCAAG GCAGCATATAA
- the LOC115970109 gene encoding uncharacterized protein LOC115970109: MSSSQSLKNIDINVYFGGPLHNPEGIDGFPFRGEGIECYYMMLRRKLKTLNDLKRKIMDELKLNPAWYDIKIIYRYPQEVLHERINYGYMAIKEDKHVKMMFNRIQKMPQVNAAELYVSLEAPADNTTEVVQETTTALQFTALDDGCTTMGGYTMGGYTAQGYTMGGYTLPSQDHVANTSETLYREETHLEEEDEDEDHVANDGENVEVVDEYEERIEQGDFENDVDEHEVVPNFEEENMEDHDEGDANDDIGVQHNRNTTTGYRPPAESFYSNTWEDMVDPSRLQIPFVSTWEDGMHFSKGLTFANKDAVKHALIIYAANDNRNFIIRRSTKTKLCAACVDDNCKWYVGAYMKTKFNGMWMVTSYVGPHTCIPFGLKRDGRMMDSHFVASEIVGRLQKNHTTRIDDLWEIIRTKYNHELSYYKVWDAKQKAIAKIFGDWEESYQKLRKLLLAYLDEDSGTQYSYHTIPRPDEGTAVLRYVYWAFAPCIAAFQYCRPVISIDGTHLYGKYKGVLMIAMATDANQKVLPLAFAVVNKESGASWGWFLECLRTSIEHVIPNDGICIISDRHKGIKCAIREWPRREDEREQVYHQYCLRHVASNFNRHFDNPILKALALKAGYASNEAKFKSIMQTIKEAEINLLRGVDPTDTRIERYMPYTYLVSEDVEKWTQSHDGGRRYGAMTTNISECFNGVLKGARGLPIAAMVHFTWCKLVAYFHDRHKQITSDLSRGKLWSDYAMEIYSRNEQKIAGHTVRNFNHAEGVYQVVTPYNDHRGGWGNHSHEVRIFARTCGCRKWQNLKIPCSHAIKSESEWRDVSGPRWVPDPLLLRGIGRPVKSRIRNEMDGVQRERGSRGEDPDLRETQPRQQCGVCHQEGHNRRSCPNSRGASTSGKRKLDFAKSHCTWDLWLSFVWTSAR, from the exons ATGTCAA GTTCACAATCTTTGAAgaatattgatataaatgtaTACTTCGGTGGACCCCTTCACAATCCTGAAGGGATTGACGGATTCCCATTTAGAGGGGAGGGTATCGAATGCTACTACATGATGTTACGTCGTAAGTTGAAGAcgttgaatgatttgaagaggaaaataatggacgaattgaaattgaatcctgcttggtatgacatcaagattatttatcgtTACCCACAAGAAGTCCTTCATGAACGGATAAATTATGGGTATATGGCGATCAAAGAAGATAAACATGTAAAGATGATGTTTAATAGGATCCAGAAAATGCCCCAAGTAAATGCTGCTGAGTTGTATGTAAGTTTGGAGGCACCTGCAGATAACACTACTGAGGTGGTGCAAGAAACAACTACGGCTTTACAATTTACAGCCCTAGATGATGGATGCACTACAATGGGAGGGTATACGATGGGAGGGTATACTGCACAAGGGTATACGATGGGAGGTTATACGCTCCCATCTCAAGATCATGTTGCTAATACTAGTGAAACCCTCTATCGTGAAGAGACACATTTAGAggaggaagacgaagacgaagatcaTGTTGCGAATGATGGTGAAAATGTTGAGGTTGTGGATGAGTACGAAGAGAGGATTGAGCAAGGCGACTTTGAGAACGATGTGGATGAACATGAAGTCGTTCCcaattttgaagaggaaaatatggagGACCATGATGAAGGTGATGCAAATGATGATATTGGTGTCCAGCATAATAGAAATACGACCACTGGCTACAGACCTCCTGCTGAGTCATTCTACTCAAATACTTGGGAAGatatggttgatccttcacGTCTTCAGATACCATTTGTCTCTACTTGGGAAGATGGGATGCATTTTTCtaaagggttgacttttgcaaataaagATGCGGTGAAACATGCATTGATAATATACGCAGCAAatgataatagaaattttataatcCGGAGGTCGACCAAAACGAAATTGTGCGCCGCATGTGTTGATGACAACTGCAAGTGGTATGTTGGGGCATACATGAAGACTAAATTCAATGGTATGTGGATGGTTACGTCTTATGTGGGTCCACACACTTGTATACCCTTTGGCCTAAAAAGAgatggtagaatgatggatTCGCATTTTGTTGCATCAGAAATTGTGGGGAGATTGCAAAAAAATCACACTACACGTATTGATGACCTATGGGAGATCATACGTACTAAGTATAATCATgagctttcttactataaagtatgggacgcaaaacaaaaggcaattgctAAGATATTTGGGGATTGGGAGGAGTCTTACCAAAAGTTGCGAAAGTTGTTGTTGGCATACTTGGATGAGGACTCAGGTACCCAGTACAGCTATCACACCATACCTAGGCCAGACGAAGGTACTGCGGTACTACGCTATGTATATTGGGCATTCGCTCCATGCATTGCTGCATTCCAATATTGCAGGCCAGTGATTAGTATTGACGGGACTCATCTGTATGGTAAATACAAAGGGGTATTGATGATTGCAATGGCAACGGATGCTAACCAAAAGGTTTTGCCTCTCGCCTTCGCTGTTGTGAACAAGGAGTCAGGGGctagttgggggtggtttttaGAGTGTCTCAGGACTTCCATAGAGCATGTCATACCTAACGATGGCATTTGTATTATTTCTGACCGACATAAAGGTATCAAATGTGCCATTCGAGAGTGGCCTAGACGTGAGGACGAAAGAGAACAGGTATATCACCAatattgccttcgacatgttgctagcaacttcaacagACACTTTGATAACCCGATTCTAAAGGCATTGGCCTTGAAAGCTGGATATGCGAGTAATGAAGCTAAATTTAAGTCCATAATGCAAACCATTAAGGAGGCCGAGATTAATTTACTGAGGGGTGTAGACCCTACTGATACGCGGATTGAACGTTATATGCCATACACATATCTAGTGAGTGAGGATGTGGAGAAATGGACccagtcacatgatggtggaagacgttatggggcaatgacaaccaatatctCCGAGTGCTTTAATGGGGTACTTAAAGGTGCCCGCGGTTTGCCCATTGCTGCAATGGTTCATTTCACTTGGTGCaaacttgttgcatatttccacgatcgacataaacaaattacttcTGATCTCTCTCGAGGTAAGCTGTGGAGTGATTATGCAATGGAGATCTATAGCAGAAATGAGCAGAAAATTGCAGGACACACTGTGAGGAATTTTAATCATGCAGAGGGTGTATATCAGGTGGTTACCCCGTACAATGACCATAGAGGTGGATGGGGAAACCACAGTCATGAAGTGCGCATATTTGCTAGAACATGTGGTTGCAGAAAGTGGCAAAACTTGaagatcccttgttcacatgcaattaaa TCAGAGTCTGAGTGGAGGGACGTTTCCGGACCACGATGGGTGCCTGACCCACTGTTGTTGCGGGGCATAGGTCGTCCTGTGAAgtcaagaataaggaatgaaatggatgggGTACAGCGAGAACGGGGAAGCCGGGGGGAAGATCCGGACTTGAGGGAGACTCAACCGAGGCAACAATGCGGAGTGTGTCATCAAGAGGGGCATAACCGTAGAAGTTGTCCCAATTCCCGTGGGGCATCGACAAGTG GCAAGCGGAAACTCGATTTTGCTAAGTCACATTGTACGTGGGACTTGTGGTTATCTTTTGTATGGACAAGTGCTAGGTGA